Proteins from a genomic interval of Bradyrhizobium sp. CCGB01:
- a CDS encoding NAD(P)H-quinone oxidoreductase, whose product MDKLPAQMTVVAISKPGGPEVLVPEQRALPQPGPDEILVKVQAAGVNRPDVAQRSGAYPPPPGASDLPGLEIAGEVVAVGSNAKRHKVGDIVMSLVAGGGYAQYCIAQDAQAMSVPPALSIKEAGALPETLMTVWHNVFERGGLKAGETLLIHGGSSGIGTMAIQLAKAFGAKVFVTVGSQDKIDACLKLGADRAINYKTEDFVEVIKAETNKAGVNLILDMVAGEYVDRNYDAAAVDGRIVQIATLNGPKVNVNIAKVMVKRLTHTGSTLRPRSNADKAAMVAAIEAKVMPLLREGRVKPLMDSTFPLEKASDAHRRMETSAHIGKIVLEV is encoded by the coding sequence ATGGACAAGCTGCCCGCGCAAATGACCGTGGTCGCCATCTCCAAGCCCGGCGGACCGGAGGTGCTGGTGCCGGAACAACGGGCGCTGCCGCAGCCTGGTCCGGATGAGATCCTGGTCAAGGTGCAGGCCGCGGGCGTCAACCGCCCCGACGTGGCGCAGCGCTCCGGCGCCTATCCGCCGCCGCCCGGCGCCAGCGACCTGCCCGGCCTCGAGATCGCCGGTGAAGTGGTCGCCGTCGGCAGCAACGCCAAGCGGCACAAGGTCGGCGACATCGTGATGTCGCTGGTCGCCGGCGGCGGCTATGCGCAGTACTGCATCGCGCAGGACGCCCAGGCGATGAGCGTGCCGCCGGCGCTGTCGATCAAGGAAGCCGGCGCGCTGCCGGAAACCCTGATGACGGTCTGGCACAACGTGTTCGAGCGCGGCGGCCTGAAGGCCGGCGAGACGCTGCTGATCCATGGCGGCTCCTCCGGCATCGGCACCATGGCGATCCAGCTTGCGAAAGCCTTCGGCGCGAAGGTGTTCGTCACCGTGGGATCGCAGGACAAGATCGATGCCTGCCTCAAGCTCGGGGCCGACCGTGCCATCAACTACAAGACCGAAGACTTCGTGGAGGTGATCAAGGCCGAGACGAACAAGGCGGGCGTCAATCTGATCCTCGACATGGTCGCCGGCGAATATGTCGACCGCAACTATGACGCCGCCGCGGTCGACGGCCGCATCGTGCAGATCGCGACCCTCAACGGCCCCAAGGTCAACGTCAACATCGCCAAGGTGATGGTGAAGCGCCTGACCCATACCGGCTCGACGCTGCGCCCCCGTAGTAATGCGGACAAGGCGGCGATGGTGGCCGCAATCGAGGCGAAAGTGATGCCGCTGCTGCGCGAAGGCCGCGTCAAGCCGCTGATGGACAGCACTTTCCCGCTGGAAAAGGCATCCGATGCGCACCGGCGCATGGAGACCTCGGCACATATTGGCAAAATTGTGTTGGAGGTCTAG
- a CDS encoding DUF1192 domain-containing protein: MPTEDDDKPRKKISHEIGQDLSLLSVEELTERVALLNTEIARLEEAATRKRASRDAADSFFKK; the protein is encoded by the coding sequence ATGCCGACGGAAGACGACGATAAGCCGCGCAAGAAGATCAGCCATGAAATCGGACAGGATCTCTCACTGTTGTCGGTCGAGGAACTGACCGAGCGCGTCGCCCTGCTGAACACCGAGATCGCCAGGCTGGAGGAAGCCGCCACCAGGAAGCGCGCCTCGCGCGATGCGGCGGATAGTTTTTTCAAGAAGTAG
- a CDS encoding DUF1465 family protein yields the protein MERLQAEGALVQLSERFTNSAAFGVLFREGMDLVEETAAYLDGAGRSEAKALDRAVSLTYATESMRLTTRLMQLASWLLLHRAVKEGEMTLVQANREKTKVKLTAADPGPSDTIEKLPSQLQDLIHRSMSLQTRVRRLDTTIHTPPVEYVAIGNPLVPQLNALKAAFER from the coding sequence ATGGAACGTTTGCAAGCCGAAGGTGCTCTCGTTCAACTCAGCGAGCGGTTCACCAATTCTGCGGCGTTCGGCGTCCTGTTTCGTGAGGGCATGGACCTCGTCGAGGAGACCGCCGCCTATCTCGATGGCGCCGGCCGCAGCGAGGCCAAGGCGCTCGATCGCGCCGTCAGCCTCACCTATGCGACCGAGAGCATGCGTCTGACCACCCGGCTGATGCAGCTGGCCTCGTGGCTGCTGCTGCATCGCGCGGTGAAGGAGGGCGAGATGACGCTGGTCCAGGCCAATCGCGAGAAGACCAAGGTCAAGCTCACCGCCGCCGATCCCGGCCCGTCCGACACCATCGAGAAGCTGCCCTCGCAGCTCCAGGACCTGATCCATCGCTCGATGAGCCTGCAGACCCGCGTGCGCCGCCTCGACACCACCATCCACACCCCGCCGGTCGAATACGTGGCGATCGGCAACCCGCTGGTGCCGCAGCTTAACGCGCTGAAGGCCGCGTTCGAGCGGTAA
- the rpmE gene encoding 50S ribosomal protein L31 — translation MKAEIHPNYHTIKVVMTDGTEYLTRSTWGKEGDTLNLDIDPKSHPAWTGGNAQMLDRGGRVSRFQKKFSGFLKKD, via the coding sequence ATGAAAGCCGAAATTCATCCGAATTATCATACGATTAAGGTCGTGATGACCGACGGAACCGAGTACCTGACCCGCTCCACCTGGGGCAAGGAAGGCGACACGCTGAACCTCGACATCGACCCGAAGTCGCACCCGGCCTGGACCGGCGGCAACGCCCAGATGCTCGATCGCGGCGGCCGCGTCTCGCGCTTCCAGAAGAAGTTTTCGGGCTTTCTCAAAAAGGATTGA
- a CDS encoding ABC transporter ATP-binding protein/permease — MSAVERLDDQYRDERDTAPAEAPSIEAELIEQPAKGRAKLRPLLALAPYVARYRGRAALAFVALTVAALTTLLVPVAVRRMIDFGLTPEGIALINSYFSVMIAVVAVLALASAARYYLVMTIGERIVADLRRDVFAHLLSLSPAFFDSARSGELVSRLTADTTQIKSAVGASVSIALRNLMMFFGATAMMVITSPRLSGFVLLAIPLIVLPLVAFGRWVRRLSRNAQDTLADASAYAAELVGAIRTVQAYTSEGLAEKRFGGEVEQAYEAARTSTQARAVLTAIVIFIVFASVVGILWIGSHDVLIGTISPGRLGQFVLYAAFAAAGLGQLSEVWGEVSAASGAAERLFEILHVQPEIKAPASPRALPVPARGEVGFDQVSFAYPARPDVNVLDAVSFAVRPGEKVAIVGPSGAGKSTIFHLLLRFYDPRDGAISLDGVPVKSADPRDFRSRIALVPQESNVFAASARENIRFGRPDATDAEVERAAELAHATEFIRRLPEGFDTPLGERGVTLSGGQRQRIAIARAILRDAPLLLLDEATSALDAESETLVQTALEELMSHRTTLVIAHRLATVLSCDRILVMDQGKIVEQGTHAELVAANGLYARLARLQFEGA; from the coding sequence ATGAGCGCTGTGGAACGGCTTGACGACCAGTATCGCGACGAACGCGACACCGCGCCGGCGGAGGCCCCGTCAATCGAAGCCGAGCTGATCGAGCAGCCTGCCAAGGGCCGCGCCAAGCTGCGGCCGCTGCTCGCGCTCGCCCCCTATGTGGCCCGCTATCGCGGTCGCGCCGCGCTTGCCTTCGTCGCCCTCACGGTCGCGGCGCTGACCACGCTGCTGGTGCCGGTCGCGGTGCGCCGGATGATCGATTTCGGCCTGACGCCCGAGGGCATCGCGCTGATCAACAGCTACTTCTCGGTGATGATCGCGGTCGTGGCCGTGCTCGCGCTCGCAAGCGCGGCCCGCTACTACCTCGTGATGACGATCGGCGAGCGCATCGTTGCCGATCTCCGCCGCGACGTCTTCGCCCATCTGCTCTCGCTCTCGCCGGCCTTCTTCGATTCCGCGCGCAGCGGCGAGCTGGTGTCGCGGCTCACGGCGGACACCACCCAGATCAAATCCGCGGTCGGCGCCTCCGTCTCGATCGCGCTGCGCAACCTGATGATGTTCTTCGGTGCGACCGCGATGATGGTGATCACCAGCCCGCGTCTCTCCGGTTTCGTGCTGCTTGCCATTCCCCTGATCGTGCTGCCGCTGGTCGCCTTCGGACGGTGGGTGCGGCGGCTGTCGCGCAATGCGCAGGACACACTTGCCGATGCCTCCGCCTATGCGGCCGAGCTGGTCGGCGCGATCCGCACCGTGCAGGCCTATACCAGCGAGGGGCTTGCCGAGAAGCGGTTCGGCGGCGAGGTCGAGCAGGCCTATGAAGCCGCGCGCACCTCGACGCAGGCGCGCGCCGTGCTCACCGCCATCGTCATCTTCATCGTGTTCGCAAGCGTGGTCGGCATCCTCTGGATCGGCTCGCACGACGTGCTGATCGGCACGATCTCGCCGGGCCGGCTCGGCCAGTTCGTGCTCTATGCGGCCTTCGCCGCGGCCGGCCTCGGCCAGCTCAGCGAGGTCTGGGGCGAGGTGTCTGCGGCCTCGGGCGCGGCCGAGCGCCTGTTCGAGATTTTGCACGTGCAGCCCGAGATCAAGGCGCCCGCGTCGCCACGCGCGCTACCGGTGCCGGCGCGCGGCGAGGTCGGTTTCGATCAAGTCAGCTTCGCTTATCCGGCGCGGCCCGACGTCAATGTGCTCGATGCCGTGTCGTTTGCGGTGCGGCCCGGCGAGAAGGTTGCGATCGTCGGCCCGTCCGGCGCGGGCAAGAGCACCATCTTTCACCTCCTGCTGCGCTTCTACGATCCGAGGGACGGTGCGATCTCGCTCGACGGCGTGCCGGTCAAGTCCGCCGACCCGCGCGACTTCCGCTCGCGCATCGCGCTGGTGCCGCAGGAATCGAACGTGTTCGCGGCGAGCGCCCGCGAGAATATTCGCTTCGGCCGGCCCGATGCGACCGATGCCGAGGTCGAGCGCGCCGCCGAGCTCGCGCATGCCACCGAGTTCATCCGCCGCCTGCCCGAAGGCTTTGACACTCCGCTCGGCGAGCGCGGCGTGACGCTCTCCGGCGGCCAGCGCCAGCGCATCGCGATCGCGCGCGCGATCCTGCGCGATGCGCCGCTGCTGCTGCTCGATGAAGCCACCTCCGCGCTCGACGCCGAAAGCGAGACGCTGGTGCAGACCGCGCTCGAAGAGCTGATGAGCCACCGCACCACCCTGGTGATCGCGCATCGCCTCGCCACCGTCCTCTCCTGCGACCGCATCCTGGTGATGGACCAGGGCAAGATCGTCGAGCAGGGCACGCATGCCGAGCTGGTGGCCGCGAACGGGCTCTATGCGCGGCTGGCGAGGTTGCAGTTCGAGGGCGCGTGA
- a CDS encoding GNAT family N-acetyltransferase, whose translation MSALHLRPYRPEDEAASIDLWHRTWQQAYPQIDFAARLEWWSERWRKDLVPKASIVVAEQDGVLTGFVTIDGEGYLDQLVVDPDHWGSDAARLLVDAAKRLSPSGITLLVNKDNVRAIRFYERNGFAHAGDDVNPTSGRPVLKMAWRA comes from the coding sequence GTGAGCGCGCTCCACCTCCGCCCCTACCGCCCAGAGGACGAAGCCGCCTCGATCGACCTCTGGCATCGCACCTGGCAGCAGGCCTATCCGCAGATCGATTTCGCCGCGCGGCTGGAATGGTGGAGCGAGCGCTGGCGCAAGGACCTGGTGCCGAAAGCCTCGATCGTGGTCGCCGAACAGGACGGCGTGCTGACCGGCTTCGTGACCATCGACGGCGAAGGCTATCTCGACCAGCTCGTGGTCGATCCCGACCACTGGGGCTCGGACGCAGCAAGGCTGCTGGTGGACGCGGCCAAGCGCCTCTCGCCATCGGGCATCACGCTACTCGTCAACAAGGACAATGTCCGCGCCATCCGCTTCTACGAGCGCAACGGCTTTGCCCATGCCGGCGACGATGTGAACCCGACCTCGGGACGGCCGGTGCTGAAGATGGCATGGCGGGCGTGA
- a CDS encoding peptidoglycan -binding protein: protein MALARGRRSDGAFNYWPGFVDALSTLVLSIVFLLSVFLVVQFFLSQEVTGKDKALEQLNAKIAQLNELLSLEKLGKLTLDDQVSSLKAGLASAETERDRIKGLYDGLAAAGNDAQGKTSELGKALDSEKAVSTRALAQIEVLNQQISALRRQLAALEEALDASEKRDKESQNRIADLGSRLNVALAQRVQELSRYRSEFFGRLRAILGNRPDIRIVGDRFVFQSEVFFDTGQAVLLPEGRAELDTLAAALIELDKKIPSDIPWVLRVDGHTDVRPVSGANFKSNWDLSAARSISVVQYLISLGVPAQRLVAAGFGEFQPLDPGNTEEAYKRNRRIELKLTER from the coding sequence ATGGCTCTAGCGCGCGGCCGCCGCAGCGACGGCGCCTTCAACTACTGGCCCGGATTCGTCGACGCGCTGTCGACGCTGGTGCTGTCGATCGTGTTCCTGCTCTCGGTGTTCCTGGTCGTGCAGTTCTTCCTGTCGCAGGAGGTGACCGGCAAGGACAAGGCGCTGGAGCAGCTCAACGCCAAGATCGCGCAGCTCAACGAGCTGCTGTCGCTGGAGAAGCTCGGCAAGCTCACGCTCGACGACCAGGTCTCGTCGCTGAAAGCCGGCCTCGCCTCGGCCGAGACCGAGCGCGATCGCATCAAGGGCCTCTATGACGGCCTGGCCGCCGCCGGCAACGACGCGCAGGGCAAGACCTCCGAGCTCGGCAAGGCGCTGGACTCGGAGAAGGCGGTCTCGACGCGGGCGCTGGCGCAGATCGAGGTGCTGAACCAGCAGATCAGTGCGCTGCGGCGGCAACTGGCGGCGCTCGAAGAGGCGCTGGATGCCTCCGAAAAGCGCGACAAGGAATCGCAGAATCGCATCGCCGATCTGGGGTCCCGCCTCAATGTCGCTTTGGCGCAGCGCGTGCAGGAATTGTCGCGCTACCGCTCGGAGTTCTTCGGCCGCCTGCGCGCCATCCTCGGCAACCGTCCCGACATCCGGATCGTCGGCGACCGCTTCGTGTTCCAGTCCGAAGTGTTCTTCGACACCGGACAGGCGGTGCTGCTGCCCGAGGGCCGCGCCGAGCTCGACACTTTGGCAGCCGCGCTGATCGAGCTCGACAAGAAGATCCCGAGTGATATCCCCTGGGTGCTGCGCGTCGACGGCCACACCGACGTACGCCCCGTCAGTGGTGCGAACTTCAAGTCGAACTGGGACCTGTCTGCGGCCCGCTCGATCTCGGTGGTGCAGTATCTGATCTCGCTCGGCGTGCCCGCCCAGCGCCTCGTCGCGGCCGGCTTCGGCGAATTCCAGCCGCTCGACCCCGGCAACACGGAAGAAGCCTACAAGCGCAACCGCCGCATCGAGCTGAAGCTGACGGAGCGGTAG
- a CDS encoding flagellar motor protein MotA, producing MPPGASPRSSMDIEYTKLSSPSVFLVRMLVFLVLCTLVGVVLYKQIIQAFFANPGLNALIGGVLFIGIILAFRQVIRLYPEVSWVNNFRIADPGLAPARHPKLLAPMAMILGGERTGRMTITQTTMRHLLDSIATRLDEARDISRYMTGLLVFLGLLGTFWGLIETVGSVGKVIDGLKVGGDSGALFDTLKEGLAAPLGGMGISFSSSLFGLAGSLILGFLDLQSSQAQNRFYTDLEDWLATTVREYGRGEVTVASPAGGSVASGELQAAVERLRSVLEEGSASRGTTAAMASLAEAIQALVSHMRTEQQMIREWADGQGEQNREIRRLLERIARQPEKG from the coding sequence ATGCCGCCAGGCGCCTCGCCCCGCTCTTCCATGGATATCGAATATACCAAGCTGTCCTCGCCCAGCGTTTTCCTGGTCCGGATGCTGGTCTTTCTGGTGCTGTGCACCCTGGTCGGCGTGGTGCTCTACAAGCAGATCATCCAGGCCTTCTTCGCCAATCCCGGCCTCAACGCCCTGATCGGCGGCGTGCTGTTCATCGGCATCATCCTGGCCTTCCGCCAGGTGATCCGGCTCTACCCTGAAGTCTCCTGGGTCAACAATTTCCGCATCGCCGATCCCGGCCTTGCGCCGGCCCGGCATCCGAAACTGCTGGCGCCGATGGCCATGATCCTGGGCGGCGAGCGCACCGGGCGGATGACGATCACCCAGACGACCATGCGGCACCTGCTCGATTCGATCGCGACCCGCCTGGACGAGGCCCGCGACATCTCCCGCTACATGACCGGCCTGCTCGTCTTCCTCGGCCTGCTTGGCACCTTCTGGGGCCTGATCGAGACGGTCGGCTCGGTCGGCAAGGTGATCGACGGGCTCAAGGTCGGGGGCGATTCCGGCGCGCTGTTCGACACGCTGAAGGAGGGCCTCGCCGCCCCGCTCGGCGGCATGGGCATCTCGTTCTCGAGCTCGCTGTTCGGCCTCGCCGGCTCGCTGATCCTGGGCTTCCTCGACCTGCAATCGAGCCAGGCACAGAACCGCTTCTACACCGATCTGGAAGACTGGCTCGCCACCACCGTGCGCGAATATGGTCGCGGCGAGGTGACGGTCGCCTCACCAGCCGGCGGGAGCGTCGCCAGCGGCGAGCTTCAGGCTGCGGTCGAGCGGCTCCGTTCGGTGCTGGAAGAAGGCAGCGCCAGCCGCGGCACCACGGCGGCCATGGCGAGCCTTGCCGAAGCCATCCAGGCGCTGGTCTCGCACATGCGGACCGAGCAGCAGATGATCCGCGAATGGGCCGACGGCCAGGGCGAGCAGAACCGCGAAATCCGCCGCCTGCTGGAGCGCATCGCGCGCCAGCCGGAAAAGGGCTAG
- a CDS encoding cyclopropane-fatty-acyl-phospholipid synthase family protein produces MSVVSAIIGTADRVPLPDVVIRAAIQRLCSRTAARLSALGAADDAAFAGRMILRPIAEEADVVNPGHDEVPAAFFAEVLGPNRKYSCCFYKSAASTLQEAEEEALRQTVAHAGLADGQTILELGCGWGSLSLWMARQFPHAKVTAVSSSQAQRAYVDEQARLRGLLNLRVVAADMNVFAPDGPFDRIVSVEMFEQIMNWRKLMTRVRSWLAPDGRFFMHIVTHRSGSHLFDRTNREDWIAQHVFADGLMPSHHLVRQFGDLFTIEKEWCWSGTHYQRTANDWLANFDVHRDTIEASLRKLHGEETGLRVRRWRWFLLATSGLFGYADGTEWGVSQYRMKASG; encoded by the coding sequence ATGAGCGTCGTTTCCGCGATCATCGGGACTGCTGATCGCGTGCCGCTGCCGGATGTCGTGATTCGCGCCGCGATCCAGCGCCTGTGCTCGCGCACTGCGGCGCGCCTGTCCGCCCTGGGCGCGGCCGACGATGCCGCCTTCGCCGGGCGGATGATCCTGCGGCCGATCGCCGAGGAGGCGGATGTCGTCAATCCCGGGCATGACGAGGTGCCCGCGGCGTTCTTTGCGGAGGTGCTCGGCCCCAACCGCAAATATTCGTGCTGCTTCTACAAGTCCGCTGCGAGCACCCTGCAGGAGGCGGAGGAGGAGGCGTTGCGCCAGACCGTCGCGCACGCCGGCCTCGCCGACGGCCAGACCATCCTCGAGCTCGGCTGCGGCTGGGGCTCGCTGTCGCTGTGGATGGCGCGGCAGTTTCCGCACGCGAAGGTGACGGCGGTGTCGAGCTCGCAGGCCCAGCGCGCTTATGTCGACGAGCAGGCGCGGCTGCGCGGGCTGCTGAACCTGCGCGTGGTCGCCGCTGACATGAACGTGTTTGCGCCCGACGGGCCATTCGACCGCATCGTCTCGGTCGAGATGTTCGAGCAGATCATGAACTGGCGCAAGCTGATGACGCGCGTGCGGTCATGGCTCGCGCCCGACGGGCGCTTCTTCATGCACATCGTCACCCATCGCTCCGGCTCCCACCTGTTCGACCGCACCAATCGCGAGGACTGGATCGCGCAGCATGTCTTTGCGGACGGGCTGATGCCGAGCCATCACCTCGTCAGGCAATTCGGCGACCTCTTCACGATCGAAAAGGAATGGTGCTGGAGCGGAACGCACTATCAGCGCACCGCCAACGACTGGCTCGCCAATTTCGATGTGCATCGTGACACGATCGAAGCGTCCCTGCGCAAGCTCCATGGCGAGGAGACCGGGCTGCGGGTGCGGCGCTGGCGCTGGTTCCTCCTCGCGACATCAGGCCTGTTCGGCTACGCCGATGGAACCGAATGGGGCGTCAGCCAGTACCGGATGAAAGCTTCCGGGTAA
- a CDS encoding efflux RND transporter periplasmic adaptor subunit → MSGLRARTACVAMMLAAFTPLLAGCDESVSAVSAAQPADPDVSIVIVKPQPRAVVRELPGRIAPTRVSDVRPRVSGIVVERLFRQGSEVKAGDPLYRIDPRPFEVEVMANEAALTKAEAALMQAKQQAHRIATLTSQRAAPEAENEKAVAAERQAHAEVEGRKAELARAKLNLDYATVRAPIDGVVGAALVSEGALAVQNETNLASIQQLDPIYADFTQSVTELNQLRRAFETGDLERIAPDAAKVHLMLDDNTLYSLEGKLLFSDAKVDAHTGQVTLRGEFRNPKRELLPGMYVRVRIDQGLDSDAIAVPQQAIQRNGGGGSEVFVVKDDNHIAVQPVRTGSVQDGLWFVTEGLKAGDKVVVEGFQKFAAGDKVKPQSWSEADATADNRHAQKLTR, encoded by the coding sequence ATGTCAGGACTTCGCGCGCGAACGGCATGCGTTGCAATGATGCTCGCGGCCTTTACGCCGCTGCTTGCGGGCTGCGACGAATCCGTCTCTGCGGTTTCCGCTGCCCAGCCCGCCGATCCTGATGTCAGCATCGTCATTGTCAAGCCTCAGCCGCGCGCCGTGGTGCGCGAGCTGCCGGGCCGGATCGCGCCGACGCGCGTCTCCGACGTGCGGCCGCGCGTCTCCGGGATCGTGGTCGAGCGCCTGTTCCGCCAGGGCAGCGAGGTGAAGGCGGGCGACCCGCTCTATCGCATCGATCCGCGTCCGTTCGAGGTCGAGGTGATGGCCAACGAGGCCGCGCTCACGAAGGCCGAGGCTGCGCTGATGCAGGCCAAGCAGCAGGCGCACCGCATCGCCACGCTGACCAGCCAGCGCGCCGCGCCCGAGGCCGAGAACGAGAAGGCGGTGGCGGCCGAGCGCCAGGCCCATGCCGAGGTCGAAGGCCGCAAGGCGGAACTCGCGCGCGCAAAACTCAATCTCGACTATGCGACCGTGCGCGCGCCGATCGACGGCGTCGTCGGCGCGGCCCTCGTCAGCGAGGGTGCGCTCGCGGTGCAGAACGAAACCAACCTCGCCAGCATCCAGCAGCTCGATCCGATCTATGCCGACTTCACCCAGTCGGTGACCGAGCTCAACCAGCTCCGCCGCGCCTTCGAGACCGGCGACCTCGAGCGCATCGCGCCCGATGCCGCCAAGGTGCACCTCATGCTCGACGACAACACCCTTTATTCGCTCGAGGGCAAGCTGTTGTTCTCCGACGCCAAGGTCGATGCCCATACCGGCCAGGTGACCTTGCGCGGCGAATTCCGCAATCCCAAGCGCGAGCTGCTGCCCGGCATGTATGTCCGCGTCCGCATCGACCAGGGTCTCGACAGCGACGCGATCGCGGTGCCGCAGCAGGCGATCCAGCGCAATGGCGGCGGCGGCAGCGAGGTGTTCGTCGTCAAGGACGACAACCACATCGCGGTGCAGCCGGTGCGCACGGGCTCGGTGCAGGACGGACTCTGGTTCGTGACCGAGGGCCTGAAGGCCGGTGACAAGGTCGTGGTCGAAGGCTTCCAGAAGTTCGCCGCCGGCGACAAGGTGAAACCGCAATCCTGGTCGGAAGCGGACGCCACCGCGGACAACCGGCACGCCCAGAAGCTCACGCGGTAA